The DNA window cACCGCGATCAGTCCTTAGCACGCGGAGCTTCTTACCGCTCTCGGCCTctgcgcgcatcttgaacttcttgatcgctgccgccgcttcatccttgctcgtcaggagttgcagccacatgtagcgactgcaatcatccacgagtaggaggaagtaccgccgaccacctgCCGTAGCTGGTGTGATCAGcccgcagaggtcgccgtggatgAGCTCAAGAGCTTCCTTTgcgtgatacttggccgcctttagtaaaggtagcctcctctgcttcccggccaggaAGCTGTCgcacagctcgcctccgtgcttgatgtggggtagccctcggaccatcttctccagccgagcAAGCCGTCGAAGCtaagatgtccgaaccgggcatgccacatccacggttcctcggaaTGCCTCGCTgctaggcacaccggctgctctaccttcaggtcgagcaggtacaaccagttcaggtacctcttcaccttggcaagaagtcgctgctcccggtccttGATCCTAAGGacaccatccttgatcagtacctcgctaacgcgctcatccagctgccaatgctgatgatgctggaacataGCTCTGGGATGTAATATatccgttagcgcgcggtgctccccgttctggcatctgaagataatggtgtcgcgcccttggatagccacccttgagccatcaccaaacttcaccgtgccGGTAACATCGCCGTTGAGCTcgaagaaggatgccttggagcccgtcatgtggttactggcaccaaagtccagataccaccgctgctcctggtcggcgcccacccgcccgaggtgaacttgggcgcgtggttcgtcgaggttgacggtcttcagggccttcctaggtctTTCCACCATCCTCACCTCTCCCCTCTCCTCATCctcgatgtcgtgcagtgcacagaacgtcgccatcaggatagtggcctcatcatcggcttgcgccaagtgagcctgagccttcttctcctccttgcggtttgggcactcccgtgtccaatggcccatcttcccgcaacgccgataggcgttggggtcgacctgcttcttcttctctaaagaagccttgccgcggcgcttgccatcaccaccgcggctggaggaggctgcattcccggagttcctccgagcagcccactcctcttccatcagcaggagtttcccgctgtccttcgttgctgtcgtcTGCTCCAGGCACTCATCCACCGCCcgtagacggcctgtcacatcctcaatggtgagggtggacaagtccagcatcgtctctatggagagagcaatctggatgtactttgccggcatggagtggaggtacttggagatagcctcctcttcttcgatggtgacgccgtggctcttcagcttgctgatgagcatttgtaggcggagggagaagtcctccaccatttcaccatccttgaacttgaggttggcgtactcctgctttagaagctgggccgtcgccttctttgcgcggtcggaaccgacgcatatcgccgcaatagcctcccacgcctccttagctgagctcttcgtccccaacggctccctgtactccgccggtacagcagcgtGGATAGCCTCCagtgctgacatgtcatcttcttcacagtcggtgcccttgtcaacagcattccagagccgtcgggctctgagcttgaccttcatggtcaccgaccactctccatagttgatgcgagtcagtgtcggccaaccggtgccgctgacctcccgcaccgtgcgaacaacgacctccgatcatggctgggcagccacagcagtgccactattGTCGCCTACTTCCGAACGGCCCGTCAtcaccagcggttagtctggcgacggcgcttgtacggctctgataccacttgttggcccataggatcaccggGTCAGGCGAGTGAACCACTCGCCGGTCTttccgagcacccgctagtgctGCCGAGCagccactagccgtgccgactacgaacagacgttgtccgaccacacactatggccagagtttgaagaagagggagaacagagcatgcacacacaatacaagacatcaGCGTTGgcgaagccctgtctgtgagatggtaaatctgagctctctttactgagttgtcatGGTatcctatttatacaactctatccttctagtcctagtacagctgtcatGCTACAACAGGAACTAGATAACATATAggactgactctgcgccggccactgcatgtgcctacagtgctgtaggtgagctgtgcggcgcctgcacctgcagcggctacagtatcacaccAGGGGGCCAGTtcagcgccgccttcccttgttgtgttcacacaaggaaagcagtagtttattctaacaTACCTTTTCTCGTGGCGTTTTTAACTCTGTTTGCTCATACATCAGACTCCACCTTGGATTCCCAGACCAAAGCAGTTGCTGACTACATGAAGCGGGAGTCCAGCAAGTCGTCAACAAGCTCACccttctttgatgatgatgatgatgatgctaaccGTAACAGcagtctgctgctgctggatTGTTGCAGATATCCCTTTGTGCAGGGGGGGAATGGGGAATGGGTCACTGTCAAAGATTTGGTGCAGCGAGATGACCTGCCGAATGAGGACAAAGACATTTGGCTCTCCTACAGCTTGTGCCGGCTTTTAGCAAGGTGCTACTATGGGTTCCACTGCACAGAAGAAGGAGATGACAAGGTGCGCCGTCTTGCGCTGGCGGACCTGAGAACAACATATGGCTACAAGAGGGCATTCACCATTGCTGAGGTGCAGTTGGCTTTCCTTCACGATTACTTCTTCACCGCCTCCCTCCCAATCATAGAATCAGGATTGAAGTACATTGCTGCTGCACAAAAGTTAATGGAGGCATTCACAATGATCATTTCAGTCTTGTCTAGTGCCATTATTCCAATCGCCCCGATTGCAACGTTTATGTCATCGTGTACACTATTTGAGACCCCAATGTCGTTGCTGGTTAAAAATCTTTTGGCCATCTATTGGCGTCCAAGACACACTGCTTTTCGAAAACTCAATGGTCTCCCCAACGACCGCCTCATCATCATCCGTTTTAGGCCTAATCCTAATGCGCAGGATGTTTTTGACCCGTTTCAAGCTCAAACGGGTGGTGCTTACTGGAGGAACAAAATAGGCCAATACTCAATTCTCCAAGACTACAACCGTCGTCGCTCTCCCAAGAAGGCACTTGTAGCCTGGTTCCACAGAATTGTGCTATCCCAACCATCGTATGGGTTCATCAATCATCTCCcagtagaagaagaagaagtcgaTATGCTGCAGCTGGACAACATGAGAGAGTTGGTTGCCGATACTCTCCGAGATATAGATGGCCCGCCAACAAACGGTACCAGATCTCTGAAGATTAACATGGACCAGATAAACAGGGACGAGATAAGCAGGGGCAGTGCTGGTTATGACTGGTTATTGACCTGCAAGCAAGAAACTCACACGGACACCATCCTCAAATGGCACATAGCAACCTGCTACTGTGACATGGCACTGCGCCATTGTGATCAGCAGGAAGGGTTCCCCCGATTAGCCGACACCGACACGTACTTTCCATGAAGTTGCCACAACATTGTCAAGATACTGCGCCTACCTAGTGGCCTTTCTTCCGGAGTTCCTCCTGGAGCACAGCCTGACCAAGCACAGGGTGCACTAGGAACAACGCCTATAGAAGAAAAGGAGAAGCACACCAAGATGCGAGAGCTACCGCTACCGCACCAGCGTGAGCAGCAGACGACCTTTCACAAGGGTGTTGAGCTGGGACGACAACTGGAGAAGATCGATGACGACAAGGTACGCTGGAGGGTAATTGCAGAGTTCTGGGCGGAAACAATCCTGTACGTCGCGCCGTCCGACAACGCGGAGGCACACATCGAGCACCTGGCCAAAGGCGGGGAGTTTGTGACCCACCTCTGGGCATTGCTGTCCAATGCCGGCATCCTGAAGCAGGCAACAGGGGAATGGCATCCGCTGCCTGCTTCCACTACCACAGAGTAAGCAATATGCGGGCTACACAGCTAGCTAGGCGTAGGATGCTAATACATCCAGCTTGTTATAATATTTTGTACTCAACCCTCCAACTGATGTGATGTTAGGTCCTACAAATTTTGGTTTTTGATTTTGTCAGTTTATTCTATCGAGCTTAACTTCATGGGTTTTGTTGCTTATTATGCAGAGGACCACCAACGCACCAACTCACGGAAGCATTGTCCTCTTGTATTGATGAAGCATCAACATCTTCCATGTCTTTTCTACCAAGGTTAGCAATTATACACTTGTTTTCTATGATTATATTTGAAATCTAGCTTTCACTTCTAATTAGTTTCCTTCTCACCATAGACAAACTTCGGAACCTCCAACGAACgaaaaaggaaatcaacttctgGAGGATCACGACCAATAAGGTAATCTCTACTACATGTTCTATTTTTGGATCAGCATAGCTGTTTCTTTgctgagagaattccttatttttATTGTTATGCATGCACAGTGCAAGTGTAAAGGTCCAAGGAAGAAGCAACCTAAAATTAAGGCTATTTCACAGGCCCGCAGTGGCCATTAGAAGCAAAGAAACTTGATCCTTCTAGCTTTGCAATGCGCACAGTAATGGTCAGCTTGTGCTTTTGTGCTTAGCTACATACTTATACCTTTTATTGAATCTGGTGAATCATGCTTGGGCCTATGTGACCTTGTTCCGAACCAGTAGTGTTGAACTTCTTATGTTGTGTTTCAGACTTTCAGTTTGTCAACTATGTGTTGGACCCGATGTTGGCCTCATGGATTGGCTTGATTTGTTGAACATGTACTATTCAACCTAGCTGTGTGTTGAACATGTTGTCTGTAATCAAGCTATTGCGCTGCTTATTACTCATGTGTACTGAAGCCTTCGGCTGTGATGTTGGGTCGTCAGGCCCATTTTCCTATTTCGTTTTATCTGTCCGCCCTGGCTTCATGTGTTTTGATTTGCAATATTATTTGGTGTAGGTCATCCAGTTCGTGTTTCTCATGTGTGTATTCAAGCCTTTTTGACTCTGGTGTTGGGTCATGTCCATTTTGGTTTTCATTTTATATATCCGGCCGGCCTTAGCTTCACGAGTTTTGTTCCCTTATCATCCACTTCGCATATGTATTGTACTTTCAAGTCATTAGTCATGTACTTGTATTTTTGAGTTTGTGACCGAATAAGTTATTGGGATTTGGCCCAACGTCAAATACTGTTTATCATGACTGTACATGTCATGTCTTGCATCCTTAATTTGTTCTTGCTCCAGGGATATATGCCCTGCTAATCCATTGCATTGTATCAGGAGCATAATTAATACCTAATTCAATTTCAAACCGTGTACAGTTGTGAAATACAAACAAACAAATACCAAAATCAGAGCtgatttttttaaagaaaaaacagAGCTCACAGCTTCACACTAGTTTCGAGAACCCCAAATTTGGTCTCCTCCCCTGCAGTCTACAGGTACATGTCCCTGCGTCACCAACTTGCCAAGTGGCTGCGGGAGAACAACGCCTGCCTGCTCTGCAGGGCAACTTCTATTTTGCCGCTCTACACGACACGCCAACGTTATCGCTGTCTGAACATGGTGTGCCTCGTCTCCAtatttcttttttcttatttttcGCAGCCACGACAACATTTGTGTTGTCGTTAGAACTAGCAGGGAGGCCCGCGCAAATAACACGGGTCTAGCTAGATTTTTCTTTTCATCATATAACATTTGGATTTTTCTTAAATTAACTTTTGTAAATAGTTTTTTGTTTGATTACATTAGTCATCCCTTTATCCATCTAAATTACATCACCGGTACGGACAACCATATATCAGCCAATCAATTTCTTGGTTTAAAACTATTGTTATCTTTATTTCATCTTTTTTCCCCCTTTCCTATCAAGTAGTTGTAAATTTCTGAGGACGCCAAATCAACATAGTATTTAATTTCTTTGATAAGCTTCATTTCTCAATAGAATCTACCAGTTTTCATCAGTTCCTTCGTCCTCTTCTAAAAATTTGAAGCTTGGACCATCTTATACATTATGGGCATGTTTGGGACCGCTCTGCTCCAGTTTTTGCAGCTCTGCTCCAGCAACTCCGTAGCAACTCCACtgtggagtttgtggagcagatgGTACCGTTTGGCACACAGCCTAGCTCCAGCTCCAGGAGTGGGTTGTTTCCATGCAAATGGTCTATTATGCCCCTGGTTGACGAAGCATTGTCCTCTTCTATTGATGAAGCATCAACATCTTCCATGTCTTTTCTCCCAAGGTTAGCAAATTCTACACTTGTTTTCTATGATTATATATTAAAATCTAGCTTTGATTTCTAATTAGTCCGTGgttagcctgttcgcttgaacttatcagccggcttatcagccatggtacaatatttttctctcacaacaaatcaaccgtacaaatcagcacaagcggcTTATAGACCAGCTGTCTGGTGCATAgacccggggtccccaatgggccCGCTTTTCCGCAacactcggcccagcagacggcgcAGCAACGATGCGCGCCTAGGTCGGCCCAGATACACGACGACAGGCCGAGACCACGATCCTGCCGCCATGGCTCCTTCGGGCAGGAGACTTGGTCGGCGCCCCGACCAGGAGGCCTGGTCAGGTGCAGGACCACAGTTCGACTCCGACCGAGTTCCCTCGATCGGGGATATGTTGGACCTACGCACACCGCTCCTTCCCGACCGATACGGTCAGGACCGACCGggacaaccgaccggggacgcccgctcggtgtgggcctggggagcaggtggagcagataagggAAAACACTCAGGTCAACCGCCGTGTAGAGGACCATACCTCTCCACGCCCCGCACACGCATCTCACAGTGCCACTGTGCCATGTCAGGCGGACACTGTGCTACCTGCCCGACGCGACAGAGCACGAACTGGGATGGAGGGCGATGACTATCCCGTACCCGACGACGTGAGCACGAACCAGGATGGAGGGCGATGGCCATCCCGTACCCGACGACGTGGGCAACGACAAGACTAGGCAGCGCCCGTACGCCTTCTCTcactctctgacttgtaaggctgACCCTttgaactataaaaggggatacactCTCTCTCGACAGGCGGCGCAACACGATTACTGTTGTGctcaaattttatattatttttgaaCATTTAATAACTCCCTTTGAAAAAACTCCATTCTAAAAGTTATTGTTTTTTTCATGCCATGAGGTCTCGATAAGATCTACAAATACTTATATtggagttttttcatttgaggtccttaagatgctcaaaaaaataatataatattccagcagcatattaatcgcgtattatggcttgtcaccttagaaaaataatatcattcTTGTACGGTGTCGAATAAAGATACTTTGTATATGAAAATTGTTGTTGTCGATGAGATTTATAAATTCCTGGTTTTGAGTTTTTTCGTTCGAGATCGTTAAGATGGTCCAAAAATTGATACAAACTTCAGGGAGCCAAACAGTACtgccgctgacatgtgggtcccatctgTGAGATCCATGTAAGCGCTAAATCGACATGCCACGTATAGAAAATATTAACAGCATTTATATCTccgaataaatttattatgaaatatattcaaggatttatctaataatactaattatgtattataaatattaataatttgttatatatatttgatcaaagttaaaaaaaaaaagttaacttgTCGAGAGGTGAGAACATCTTTTCTTTTGACACGAGGGGGAGTACTCTACTAATGTACAGTAAGCTTTTGTGAGGGGATGAGAGGCAGAGGCAATAATCGAATCGATGATGACCACACTTACACACGCCTGACCGCTTCTACACGGAAGGTGACCGTGGACTGAGGTCGAGTCGGCAGCAGATGAGAGTACTGTACTGTAGACGCAGATGCCTGACGCTTCTACACGGCAGGTGACCGACGACCTCAAGGCTGCAGTATCTAATCTTTCTAATTCCAACTTGATCTGCAGTATCCTCTGCATCCGTCTACTAtaataaggctgtgtttagttgtaggaatttggattttggggctactgtagcacgttcgtttttatttggcaaatagtgttcaaacatggattaattagactcaaaacgttcgtctcgcaatttcccaccaaactgtgcaattagtttttctttttgtctacatttaatgctccatacacgggccgcaaacattcgatgtgacaggtactgtagcaactttttggaagttggggtgaaactaaacaagggctaataaCACTCTCACTCCAGAACGGATCCACTCTGAATCCAGAACTCATCCTGCCACCATAGCGACATTATTGTCGATGGTTGCCACCATGCATCGCCTAGCTGCAGCCATGCTCGTgttgctctgctgctgctgctgctgcttgttgctcgccacgcagcagcagcagctccagcCAGCCGCCGGTGGTAACAGAGCGAGCCCGAGCTGCATACCACACGAGAGGGACGCCCTGCTGGCATTCAAGCATGGCGTCACCAGCGACCCTGGCGGCGTCCTCAACTCGTGGCGGCGAGACGGTCGCCACGACGAGCAAGACTGCTGCCGGTGGAGAGGCGTCCGGTGCTGCAACCGAACTGGCCACGTCCACGAGCTTCGACTTGGAGGGCCCTCCATCTTTGAGAGCCCTCCATCAAATAATTTGGCCGGCCAGATAAGTCCTTCTTTGCTTGCTCTGGATCACCTAGAGCACCTTGACCTCAGCTGGAATGATCTAGCAGGGTCAACGGGTCGTCTTCCCGAGTTCTTGGGCTCTCTAAAGAATCTCAAGTATCTTAACCTCTCTGGCATACCATTCTACGGTGGCgtgcctccccagcttggcaACTTGTCAAGACTGCAGTATCTAGATCTCAGCTGGAATGATATAGATCTCTCATGGTTAACACACATTCCTTCCATACAATATCTTTACATGGACGGAGTGAACCTCAGCACAGTAGCGGATTGTGGCTTCGTGTCATGAATATGCTTCCTTCTCTGAGGGCCCTCCATCTTTCATTCTGCTCTCTTGCAAGCACAAACCAGTCGCTGCCACACCTGAACCTTACAAATCTCGAGGAGCTCGATGCCTCCGGGAACTCCTTCCACCATTGGTGACCATCTGGTTCTGGATGGTGACCATCTGAGCCTTAGATTCCTTTACCTCAGCTGCACTTGTATGTACGGTCAATTTCCGGATGCTCTTGGAGACATGACATCCCTTCAAGTCCTTGATCTTTCAGATATTTATTATGATTGTGATTatcaagatgatgacaagaacatGCGCAGCATGACCATGGATATGAAGAACCTATGCAATTTGGAGGTCCTGAACCTTAGATGCACTCTCTTATATGGTGACGTAGCTGAGCTGTTTAGGAATCTATCTCGATGTTCACCCAACAAATTGCAAGAATTGGACCTCGGTTGGAACCATTTAACCGGGATGTTACCAAGATGGATGGGGCAATTCATGAGCTTGGTTGTTCTGAATCTAGGTTGGGACTACATCACAGGACATGTCCCATGTGAGATTGGTAAGCTTAGTAATCTGACCCATCTGGATCTAAATACAAATAAACTGGATGGCACGATAACTGAGGAACACTTTGCTAGTGCAAGGAGCTTGCAATATATAGACTTGTCATATAATGCCCTCAAGATTGAGATCAGCTCGGACTGGCAACCACCATCTACATTAGAGTATGTATACTTTGCATCCTGCCAGATGGGCCCACTGTTTCCTGGGTGGCTTCAGTGGAATGTGAGCATCGCCTATCTTGATATCTCGAGTGCAGGTATAGCTGATAGGCTTCCACAGTGGTTCTCCGATGCCTTTTCAAATGTCGAATTCATGAACATCTCCAACAATCAACTCAACGGAACTTTGCCGGCTAATATGGGCTCCATGTCACTTCAGGAACTCTACCTCAGTTCAAACAAATTAACTGGTAAGATACCCACGCTGCCACCAAACATAATGTCGTTGGACTTATCCAATAACTTGTTGTCAGGACTCACTGGTCACTCTGTTGTTGGATCCGCCAATCTAAAATCGTTGTCTTTGTTCTCCAACCGACTCACTGATCATATTCCTGAATCTTTTTGTAAATATCAGCAATTAGTTGTGTTGGACTTATCCAATAATTTTTTGGAGGGAGAACCACCGTTGTGCCTCGGGGTAACAAAATATATGGAATTTGTAGCCTTAAGTAACAATAGTTTGTCAGGAAAGTTCCCGTCTTTTCTGCAAAAATTGACAAATGTACACTTCCTAGATTTGTCTTGGAACAAATTCTCTGGAAGATTGCCAGTGTGGATTGGAAGCTTAACATCATTAGGAGTTATACGATTAAGTCACAACAAGTTCTTTGGTAGCATTCCAATGAACATCACAAACCTTTCTTGCCTTCAGTACATGGATCTAAATAACAATAAAATATCAGGCTCTCTGCCGATCTACCAATCATATCTTAAATTTATGACAAACACATCCATGATGGCTTGTTATGACAGCCCTGAGACAATTTATTTTGATCTTAATAGTTTGTCTACGGTCTGGAAGGGGCAGGAATTGAACTATGGTTCCATTCAAAGAATTGTGGAGACAAGTATGACGAGCATTGATTTATCTTCCAACGACTTAACCGGTGAAATTCCAGAAGAAATAGTTGTTCTTGATAAACTTGTGAATTTCAATCTATCAAGGAACCACTTGACTGGAGTTATTCCAAAGAAGATCGGAGAAATGCGATCACTGCAATCATTGGACCTCTCGAGGAacatgctttcaggggaaatacTAGCCACTCTGTCCAATCTGGCGTTCTTAAGTTACTTGGAATTATCATACAACGATCTTATAGGAAGAATTCCATCGGGAGTACAGCTTGATACCCTGTATGCAGAGTATCCATCTATGTACATTGGCAACATCAGTCTTTGTGGACATCCTCTTCAAAACAATTGCTCGAGTGAGCATCATGCACCAAAGCAATGTGGCCTGGGAAGAACTGAAGAAGGTTATGGGATACCATTCTTTTATCTTGGACTCGGGTGCGGCTTCGTGGTTGGTACATGGAATGCATTTGGTGTTTTGTTGTTCAAGAGAAACTGGAGAATTGCTTGCTTTCGACTCTCGGACAAGTTGTACGACAAAGTATATGTCGTTGTTGCTACATGGGCAAGAGCAAGACCAACACAAACTGATTAGCAAGCATGAAGCAAAGGCGATGGTCGGCGCTTCAACTAAAATTAGCCAATGCATGCATGTATGAATAATGGAAGTGGGAGAGAAGTCTGTTCAGGAGTGCTTTGAATTTTGTTACTACCAGTATTACATATTGCCATGGTTTTATTTACGAAATGAAGATTTGTGTGTCCGTGTTTATCTCTTATATCATGTAATAAACTGAGAACCGACACTTGATCATTGGCCAACATTAGTGTCTGTTGTACAAGATAGATATTAGTTGTTAGTATATAGATAACATAAGTATGTTGTAAACTCTAGCTGATCTTCAGGATGTTGGTTTGTAGTCTGTACAAGACGTTCGCCTGGTCAGCTCAGGGCGCTATATAACACATAGACGCGGCCTCTATAGAGGTTAACACGCTTCACCAAGTTTTACAGTAATAATTATTTCCTTATGATGATGAACATTAAGACATGGTCAATCAATTCCATGTAGCGCTTCAGGCGGCACTACATCATCGGTCCCTGTGGGCCATGGTAGTCGGATCTGGTAACCTGAATACGACCTATCGTTGCATGTTCCACGCTCATCGTCCAcattagggcttgtttggttgcACCTGTATCCACCTTAGTCCacgtgtgttgaagtggattgaggtgaatacaATGTGCAGCCAAACAAGGCTTGGCGTGCCGTGGAATTTCAGTGTACCTAGGCGAGggatgatatgaatcaaaatatcATGGTCTCATCTACAACCAAAGTGTTACATATAAGCAACATTCACTTACCATACACATTGAACAAGAAAGCAGACAACAAGAAGAGCAAATTTCTCAGAAATTGAAGAGCCCAAGACATGAGCACCGCTTAACTGGTGGagcagtagtatactactacaccTGCAGTACCGCTACCTATAGACTGGAGAGCGCTGCTAGTCAAATCTCAAATGGGGTGCAAAATGACTTGGGGATTGTACTCCAGGCACATTTGAGATGATGACTTTTTATGATCaggcaaataaaaaaataaagttttcataaaaaaaaataaaaaaagtttatATATAGTCACCAGCATGATATTTGTTACGTACCATCGCAAGGGAATAATCATGATCAATCTGCCCACACTCTGACTCAACACAAAACTGCTAATATGGtcataataaaaaaacaaaaactgaACCACGAAATGACG is part of the Miscanthus floridulus cultivar M001 chromosome 9, ASM1932011v1, whole genome shotgun sequence genome and encodes:
- the LOC136479261 gene encoding receptor-like protein EIX2, whose translation is MPPGTPSTIGDHLVLDGDHLSLRFLYLSCTCMYGQFPDALGDMTSLQVLDLSDIYYDCDYQDDDKNMRSMTMDMKNLCNLEVLNLRCTLLYGDVAELFRNLSRCSPNKLQELDLGWNHLTGMLPRWMGQFMSLVVLNLGWDYITGHVPCEIGKLSNLTHLDLNTNKLDGTITEEHFASARSLQYIDLSYNALKIEISSDWQPPSTLEYVYFASCQMGPLFPGWLQWNVSIAYLDISSAGIADRLPQWFSDAFSNVEFMNISNNQLNGTLPANMGSMSLQELYLSSNKLTGKIPTLPPNIMSLDLSNNLLSGLTGHSVVGSANLKSLSLFSNRLTDHIPESFCKYQQLVVLDLSNNFLEGEPPLCLGVTKYMEFVALSNNSLSGKFPSFLQKLTNVHFLDLSWNKFSGRLPVWIGSLTSLGVIRLSHNKFFGSIPMNITNLSCLQYMDLNNNKISGSLPIYQSYLKFMTNTSMMACYDSPETIYFDLNSLSTVWKGQELNYGSIQRIVETSMTSIDLSSNDLTGEIPEEIVVLDKLVNFNLSRNHLTGVIPKKIGEMRSLQSLDLSRNMLSGEILATLSNLAFLSYLELSYNDLIGRIPSGVQLDTLYAEYPSMYIGNISLCGHPLQNNCSSEHHAPKQCGLGRTEEGYGIPFFYLGLGCGFVVGTWNAFGVLLFKRNWRIACFRLSDKLYDKVYVVVATWARARPTQTD
- the LOC136479259 gene encoding receptor-like protein EIX1 — protein: MLVLLCCCCCCLLLATQQQQLQPAAGGNRASPSCIPHERDALLAFKHGVTSDPGGVLNSWRRDGRHDEQDCCRWRGVRCCNRTGHVHELRLGGPSIFESPPSNNLAGQISPSLLALDHLEHLDLSWNDLAGSTGRLPEFLGSLKNLKYLNLSGIPFYGGVPPQLGNLSRLQYLDLSWNDIDLSWLTHIPSIQYLYMDGVNLSTVADCGFVS